A DNA window from Bos mutus isolate GX-2022 chromosome 11, NWIPB_WYAK_1.1, whole genome shotgun sequence contains the following coding sequences:
- the RRM2 gene encoding ribonucleoside-diphosphate reductase subunit M2 isoform X2 yields MGEVAPPTGPAPGALNIPLRGRTGALGTRAQLQLTDHFATMLSFRVPLATIADPQQQQLSPLKGLSLADKENTPPSLSGTRVLASKTARRIFQEPSEPVDLSKDIQHWEALKSEERYFISHVLAFFAASDGIVNENLVERFSQEVQITEARCFYGFQIAMENIHSEMYSLLIDTYIKDSKEREFLFNAIETMPCVKKKADWALRWIGDKAATYGERVVAFAAVEGIFFSGSFASIFWLKKRGLMPGLTFSNELISRDEGLHCDFACLMFKHLLHKPSEQRVKEIIVNAVRIEQEFLTEALPVKLIGMNCSLMKQYIEFVADRLMLELGFSKVFRVENPFDFMENISLEGKTNFFEKRVGEYQRMGVMSSPTENSFTLDADF; encoded by the exons ATGGGGGAAGTGGCTCCGCCCACCGGGCCGGCTCCCGGAGCTTTAAATATTCCCCTGCGGGGCCGTACAGGGGCTCTCGGGACTCGCGCGCAGCTTCAACTCACTGACCATTTTGCCACCATGCTCTCCTTCCGCGTCCCGCTCGCCACCATCGCTGacccgcagcagcagcagctctcgcCCCTGAAGGGGCTCAGCTTAGCGGACAAGGAGAACACT CCCCCTTCCCTCAGCGGGACCCGCGTGCTGGCCAGCAAGACCGCGAGGAGGATCTTCCAGGAGCCCTCCGAGCCG GTGGACCTTTCCAAGGACATTCAGcactgggaagccctgaagtctGAGGAGAGATATTTTATTTCCCATGTGCTGGCTTTCTTTGCAGCAAGTGATGGCATAGTAAATGAAAACTTG GTGGAGCGGTTTAGCCAAGAAGTTCAGATTACCGAGGCCCGTTGTTTCTATGGCTTCCAAATTGCCATGGAAAACATACATTCTGAAATGTATAGTCTCCTCATTGACACTTACATTAAAGATTCCAAAGAAAG GGAATTTCTCTTCAACGCCATTGAGACCATGCCTTGTGTGAAGAAGAAGGCAGATTGGGCCTTGCGCTGGATTGGGGACAAAGCAGCTACATATG gaGAACGTGTGGTAGCCTTTGCTGCAGTGGAAGGCATCTTCTTTTCCGGTTCTTTTGCGTCGATATTCTGGCTCAAGAAACGAGGACTGATGCCTGGCCTCACGTTTTCCAATGAACTTATTAGCAGAGACGAG GGTTTGCATTGTGACTTTGCCTGCCTGATGTTCAAACACCTGTTGCACAAACCTTCGGAACAGAGAGTAAAAGAAATAATCGTCAATGCAGTTAGGATAGAACAG GAGTTCCTCACGGAGGCCCTGCCTGTGAAGCTCATTGGGATGAATTGCTCTTTGATGAAGCAGTACATTGAGTTCGTGGCAGATAGACTTATGCTGGAGCTGGGCTTTAGCAAG GTTTTCAGAGTAGAAAATCCATTTGactttatggaaaatatttcACTGGAGGGGAAGACTAACTTCTTTGAGAAGAGAGTAGGCGAGTATCAGAGGATGGGAGTGATGTCAAGTCCGACAGAGAATTCCTTTACCTTGGATGCCGACTTCTAA
- the RRM2 gene encoding ribonucleoside-diphosphate reductase subunit M2 isoform X1: MGEVAPPTGPAPGALNIPLRGRTGALGTRAQLQLTDHFATMLSFRVPLATIADPQQQQLSPLKGLSLADKENTPPSLSGTRVLASKTARRIFQEPSEPNPKLSAPSVEDEPLLRENPRRFVIFPIEYHDIWQMYKKAEASFWTAEEVDLSKDIQHWEALKSEERYFISHVLAFFAASDGIVNENLVERFSQEVQITEARCFYGFQIAMENIHSEMYSLLIDTYIKDSKEREFLFNAIETMPCVKKKADWALRWIGDKAATYGERVVAFAAVEGIFFSGSFASIFWLKKRGLMPGLTFSNELISRDEGLHCDFACLMFKHLLHKPSEQRVKEIIVNAVRIEQEFLTEALPVKLIGMNCSLMKQYIEFVADRLMLELGFSKVFRVENPFDFMENISLEGKTNFFEKRVGEYQRMGVMSSPTENSFTLDADF; this comes from the exons ATGGGGGAAGTGGCTCCGCCCACCGGGCCGGCTCCCGGAGCTTTAAATATTCCCCTGCGGGGCCGTACAGGGGCTCTCGGGACTCGCGCGCAGCTTCAACTCACTGACCATTTTGCCACCATGCTCTCCTTCCGCGTCCCGCTCGCCACCATCGCTGacccgcagcagcagcagctctcgcCCCTGAAGGGGCTCAGCTTAGCGGACAAGGAGAACACT CCCCCTTCCCTCAGCGGGACCCGCGTGCTGGCCAGCAAGACCGCGAGGAGGATCTTCCAGGAGCCCTCCGAGCCG AACCCTAAGCTATCTGCCCCCAGTGTGGAGGACGAACCACTTCTGAGAGAAAACCCCCGCCGCTTTGTCATCTTTCCTATCGAATACCATGATATTTGGCAGatgtataagaaagctgaggcttCCTTTTGGACAGCTGAGGAG GTGGACCTTTCCAAGGACATTCAGcactgggaagccctgaagtctGAGGAGAGATATTTTATTTCCCATGTGCTGGCTTTCTTTGCAGCAAGTGATGGCATAGTAAATGAAAACTTG GTGGAGCGGTTTAGCCAAGAAGTTCAGATTACCGAGGCCCGTTGTTTCTATGGCTTCCAAATTGCCATGGAAAACATACATTCTGAAATGTATAGTCTCCTCATTGACACTTACATTAAAGATTCCAAAGAAAG GGAATTTCTCTTCAACGCCATTGAGACCATGCCTTGTGTGAAGAAGAAGGCAGATTGGGCCTTGCGCTGGATTGGGGACAAAGCAGCTACATATG gaGAACGTGTGGTAGCCTTTGCTGCAGTGGAAGGCATCTTCTTTTCCGGTTCTTTTGCGTCGATATTCTGGCTCAAGAAACGAGGACTGATGCCTGGCCTCACGTTTTCCAATGAACTTATTAGCAGAGACGAG GGTTTGCATTGTGACTTTGCCTGCCTGATGTTCAAACACCTGTTGCACAAACCTTCGGAACAGAGAGTAAAAGAAATAATCGTCAATGCAGTTAGGATAGAACAG GAGTTCCTCACGGAGGCCCTGCCTGTGAAGCTCATTGGGATGAATTGCTCTTTGATGAAGCAGTACATTGAGTTCGTGGCAGATAGACTTATGCTGGAGCTGGGCTTTAGCAAG GTTTTCAGAGTAGAAAATCCATTTGactttatggaaaatatttcACTGGAGGGGAAGACTAACTTCTTTGAGAAGAGAGTAGGCGAGTATCAGAGGATGGGAGTGATGTCAAGTCCGACAGAGAATTCCTTTACCTTGGATGCCGACTTCTAA